The following are encoded together in the Chiloscyllium plagiosum isolate BGI_BamShark_2017 chromosome 1, ASM401019v2, whole genome shotgun sequence genome:
- the tada2b gene encoding transcriptional adapter 2-beta translates to MLEQSAKAGWAGRRAGESAQARRTMAELGKKYCVYCLADVTSLRLRCTECQDIEMCPECFSAGAEIGQHRRWHGYQLVDGGRFTLWGAEAEGGWTSREEQLLLDAIEQYGFGNWEDMAAHVGGRAPPEVMEHYVSMYIHGNLGRACIPDSIPNRVTDHTCPGGGPLSPSLTAPLPPLDITVAEQQQLGYMPLRDDYEIEYLQDAETLISGLAVNYDDEDVDIELKRAHVDMYVRKLRERQRRKNMARDYSLVPAFLGKERKDRPLKRKVTKEEKELRAKLRPICQFLSAKEFDDCFDNLHKERALRAKIRELQRYRRNGIAKTEESAEYEAARHKREKRKELRNSAAAKRGKDEAGKEAAAAAAAAAAAAAAGAAAAAAAAAELSSIEHLSGFDLLSEREKLLCGSLNLSPTRYLTVKTIIIKDYLQKRQGIPSKSRLPSYLDKVLKKRILNFLTESGWIAREAS, encoded by the coding sequence ATGCTCGAACAGTCAGCGAAAGCCGGGTGGGCCGGCAGGCGGGCGGGCGAGAGCGCGCAGGCTCGTCGCACAATGGCGGAGCTGGGTAAGAAGTACTGCGTCTACTGCCTGGCTGACGTGACGAGCCTGCGGCTCCGCTGCACCGAGTGCCAGGACATCGAAATGTGCCCCGAGTGCTTCTCGGCCGGCGCCGAGATCGGGCAGCACCGTCGCTGGCACGGCTACCAGCTGGTGGACGGCGGGCGGTTCACGCTGTGGGGAGCCGAGGCGGAGGGGGGCTGGACGAGCCGGGAGGAACAGCTGCTGCTCGATGCCATCGAGCAGTACGGCTTCGGCAACTGGGAGGACATGGCCGCGCATGTGGGCGGGCGCGCTCCGCCGGAAGTGATGGAGCACTACGTCAGCATGTATATCCATGGCAACCTGGGCAGAGCGTGCATCCCGGATTCCATCCCGAACCGCGTGACTGACCACACGTGCCCGGGGGGTGGGCCCCTCTCGCCGAGTTTAACGGCTCCCCTGCCGCCGCTCGACATCACTGTGGCCGAGCAGCAACAGCTCGGTTACATGCCGCTGAGGGACGACTACGAGATCGAGTACCTGCAGGACGCCGAGACCCTTATCAGCGGCCTGGCCGTCAACTACGACGACGAGGACGTGGACATCGAGCTGAAGCGGGCCCACGTCGACATGTACGTGCGCAAGCTGCGGGAGCGGCAGCGCCGCAAGAACATGGCCCGCGACTACAGCCTGGTGCCCGCCTTCCTGGGCAAGGAGCGCAAGGACCGGCCGCTCAAGCGCAAGGTGACCAAGGAGGAGAAGGAGCTGCGGGCCAAGCTGCGGCCCATCTGCCAGTTCCTGTCCGCCAAGGAGTTCGACGACTGCTTCGACAACCTGCACAAGGAGCGCGCGCTGCGGGCCAAGATCCGCGAGCTGCAGCGCTACCGCCGCAACGGCATCGCCAAGACCGAGGAGTCGGCCGAGTACGAGGCGGCCCGCCACAAGCGCGAGAAGCGCAAGGAGCTGCGCAACAGCGCCGCCGCCAAGCGCGGCAAGGACGAGGCCGGCAAGGAGGCGGCGGCCGCCGCCGCAGCAGCGGCAGCTGCAGCAGCCGCCGGCGCCGCCGCTgctgccgccgccgccgccgagCTCAGCTCCATCGAGCACCTGTCCGGCTTCGACCTGCTCTCCGAGCGGGAGAAACTGCTGTGCGGCTCCCTCAACCTGAGCCCCACACGGTACCTGACCGTCAAGACCATCATCATCAAGGACTACCTGCAGAAGAGGCAGGGCATCCCTTCCAAGAGCCGCCTGCCCAGCTACCTCGACAAAGTCTTAAAGAAGAGGATATTGAATTTCTTAACGGAGAGCGGTTGGATTGCTCGGGAAGCTTCTTGA